Below is a window of Desulfurococcus amylolyticus Z-533 DNA.
ATCTCTATCAACGAGTTTAAATATCTCCAATCTCATTAAGTATAATATAAGCATTTAAAAACAATGTAATGAAAACACAGCATGTTATTAAAGCTTTCATACCTCAACCCAGTAATATGATGTTCAGACCCAAATACTATTTAACCAGTGGGAATCCCCTGAAATCAACCCCGATGAATTCCACATATTCATTACCAGCTCCACGCCATGGTGTTCATATCAGATGATCCAACTAAGCAAAAACTCTACCAGCTTAAAGTGTCTTCTTCAAGTTTTCCATGATATCAATATAGCATCTCCTAGTAGCAATATGATAGTCGATAATCCCCCGGTTGAAACCAGCTACTGGAAACCTTAGAATAGGAGACTGAAAAGGAAAGGCGGGCCCGCGGGGATTCGAACCCCGGGCCTCCGGCTTAGAAGGCCGGCGCCCTATCCTGGCTAGGCGACGGGCCCAGCCGATAAATCATTATCTTAGCAGAGGGAATTATATATTTTAATCTAAATTGAAAACCTAGTCCATTATCATGAAGCCCCATGATCCTAGAGAATGCTGTTGTAGTTGCTACCGCACCTGTTAGCAACTCGAAAAACGCACACCCAAGTACAGTAACTACAGCGAGTCCCCCTTTCACTCTTCCTACTAGTGGTTCAAGCGCATCTACGATTACCTCCGTTAGCCCTGCCTTCTCAAAAACCGTACCCATTAATACGAATAAACACACCCCCATGCTCGTCATGAATAGGGTGGAGAAGAGATATGATGAGAATACTATAGCATCCGGCTTTCCATGAGAAGAAGATAGGTATCTAATTATATCCTCTATATTGCTGAGTATGTACCTGGGATCATGTTCATAAATGCCTCCTACCTTATCCTCAACATGTTTCTGTCTAATATTTACCTGTTCAACAATATTTATATCCATGGATGAATCATTGAATTCTATAAACACACCCTTTTATGTTCGTGGTGCCGAGGTCGATAGATATAATTCTAAACAATAATATTCACCCGTCTCAGCATCGAAGTCCATCAGGAATAGCATACATATAGAGGTTTTGATAAAACAGCAATAAAACTGATTTTATTCCAGGCAGGACTCTATTGTCTACACAATATATTCTTTAACGCATTCATGACCTCTTCTTTTTTAATGTCACGGGTTTTTCTCAGTGTTACATGGTCTGGTTTACCGCCTCCCTTAATGCCTTTCCCCGTTAACTCCTCTGTGATTCTCCTTAAGTCTATGTTCTTCTTTACTGCTTTCTCGGGTTTAACCGCTATTTCGATCAGTTCGCCAGTATCTATGGTAGTAAGTACCCCGTGTTTTAGTGAGAGTTCTTCAAGTACTTGTTTAACTAGTTTCTCATCGCTGATGGGTAGCTCTACATATACCGTATCAATGCCGCAGATGTTTATCTCCTCGGTAAGGGCCTTCGATATAATGGTCTTTCCCAT
It encodes the following:
- a CDS encoding TRAP transporter large permease subunit is translated as MDINIVEQVNIRQKHVEDKVGGIYEHDPRYILSNIEDIIRYLSSSHGKPDAIVFSSYLFSTLFMTSMGVCLFVLMGTVFEKAGLTEVIVDALEPLVGRVKGGLAVVTVLGCAFFELLTGAVATTTAFSRIMGLHDNGLGFQFRLKYIIPSAKIMIYRLGPSPSQDRAPAF